Proteins from a genomic interval of Polaribacter sp. Q13:
- a CDS encoding DUF2809 domain-containing protein, giving the protein MIQFNLKYFTYFSILFITEILIAKYSSGFLRHTIGDYLAVMLVYTFIKAILKISLEKAILVTFAISFLIEFLQLSDLQNNFPAAYSKMLKIIMGTSFSIGDLVAYTFGVITILIIEKYIQKRKRS; this is encoded by the coding sequence ATGATACAATTCAATCTAAAGTATTTTACCTATTTTTCAATCTTATTCATCACAGAAATACTCATTGCAAAGTATTCTTCTGGTTTTTTAAGACATACTATTGGCGATTATCTAGCAGTTATGTTAGTATATACCTTTATAAAAGCAATCCTTAAAATATCACTAGAAAAAGCAATCTTAGTAACGTTCGCTATTTCTTTTTTGATTGAATTTCTACAACTATCAGATTTACAAAACAACTTTCCCGCTGCATATTCAAAAATGCTAAAAATTATAATGGGTACTTCTTTTAGTATTGGCGATTTAGTTGCTTATACTTTTGGAGTTATCACCATCTTAATTATCGAAAAATATATTCAGAAAAGAAAGAGATCCTAA
- a CDS encoding OmpA family protein produces MNSVKYISVSFLLLGSLTMSYGQQHSTTDSKESMVVMSEADIISLTSKLRIYKKEKALRKNAKIQLTKVKDTVLTSGKASNFELDYLRSKMAQLENRLNNQNNSNQNSNTTDLQSSELGNLRLEVRQLRLALLQQQSSNGKNNVVYLPPSNNIKPIVQPIVQPFLLPKEIVREQTSVNSVIVQQKLDSLYGVLDGFKQSENNNYTNNFDAIQLRIQELKNEMAKNKELPTTYENLVAKYKNYKQDIYFADNSKDLNSKSLQVVYDLYAILEVNENLDVLVKGFASNKGNAIYNENLSMQRTEAVKKALMLRGVHPTRVLTQYHGIDYSTQNNSKARRAEVSFLVRK; encoded by the coding sequence ATGAATTCAGTAAAATATATTAGTGTTTCTTTTCTTCTGTTAGGATCTTTAACCATGAGTTATGGGCAACAGCATAGTACTACAGATTCTAAAGAGAGTATGGTGGTAATGAGTGAAGCCGATATTATATCTTTAACTAGTAAATTAAGGATTTACAAAAAAGAAAAAGCTTTAAGAAAGAATGCTAAAATACAATTAACTAAAGTAAAGGATACTGTTTTAACGAGTGGTAAAGCGTCTAATTTTGAATTAGATTATTTAAGAAGTAAGATGGCACAATTAGAAAATCGCTTAAATAATCAAAATAATAGTAACCAAAATTCTAATACTACTGATTTACAATCTTCAGAATTAGGAAATCTTAGGTTAGAGGTTCGTCAATTAAGACTTGCATTATTGCAGCAACAATCTAGTAATGGTAAAAATAATGTAGTTTATTTACCACCTTCTAATAATATTAAACCTATTGTACAACCAATTGTACAGCCTTTTTTACTACCTAAAGAAATTGTAAGAGAACAAACTTCTGTTAATTCTGTTATTGTACAACAAAAACTAGATTCGCTTTATGGCGTGTTAGATGGTTTTAAACAATCAGAAAACAATAATTATACTAATAATTTTGATGCAATTCAGTTAAGAATACAAGAGTTGAAAAACGAGATGGCTAAAAATAAAGAACTACCTACTACTTATGAGAACTTAGTTGCTAAGTATAAAAATTATAAACAAGACATTTATTTTGCAGATAACTCAAAGGATTTAAATAGTAAATCTTTACAAGTGGTATATGATTTGTATGCTATTTTAGAGGTAAATGAAAATTTAGATGTATTGGTTAAAGGTTTTGCTAGTAATAAAGGCAATGCAATCTATAACGAAAACCTATCTATGCAACGTACAGAAGCCGTTAAAAAAGCTTTAATGTTAAGAGGAGTGCATCCAACTAGAGTGTTAACACAATATCATGGTATAGATTATAGTACACAAAATAATTCTAAAGCAAGAAGGGCAGAGGTTTCTTTTTTGGTAAGAAAATAA